TTGGAGCTTTTACCAAGGGGCTGGCAGCGCGTCTGATGATGCAAGATCTCATTTTCCTGGGCTGTTGTATTCCGGTCCTTTGGGTGGTCAGTATCATCGGGTTGAAAAAGCAGGAGAACTAGTTGTGACGTCGCTCCTGAATATCTGGTGGCTCGGGCTTAAAGAAATGCGGAGTCTCTTAAGCGATGTGGTCATGGTCATCTTCGTTGGGTATGCGTTTTCCCTGGCAATCTATGTCCAGGCGACGGGCACGTCGAGTGAAGTCAACAACGCATCAATTGCATTCGTCGACGAGGATCGGTCGGCGTTGTCCAAAGAATTGATCAACGCGTTTTATCCACCGCGCTTTCAGGAACCACAAGCAATTAGTGCCAGTCAGATCCAAGATGCGATGGACAACGGACTTTTTATGTTCGTTGTCACTGTCCCACCACGTTTCGAGTCAGACCTTAAAGCAGGGCGCAATCCGGACATCCAGCTGAATATCGATGCAACTGCCATGCAGCAGGCGAGCATTGGCGCCAACTACGTGAAGAGCATCACCAACAATCGAATCCAAAACTTTTTGAAACGCACGAATGAGACGACGGCGCCTTCTATCAAGCTTGTCGTTCGCAAGCTGTTCAATCCGAACGCAGATTCTTCGTGGTACAAAAGTGTTGTGGCAATTATCAATCAGATCACGCTCCTGACGATCGTGCTGACGGGCGCCGCGGTCATCCGCGAACGCGAGCACGGCACGCTCGAACACTTGCTGGTCATGCCGCTGACTTCTTTTGAGATCGCAGTCGCGAAGGTCTGGGCAAACGGGCTGGTGATTCTCGTTGCGACTGCGGCCTCGCTCGTCCTGGTGGTACAGATGACTTTGAAAGTCCCTTTCGCCGGTTCGTACGCACTGTGGTTCGTTGGCGTCGTTCTCTATCTATTTTTCGCGACGGCACTCGGAATCTTCCTGGGAACCATTTCGCGATCAATGGCTCAGTTCGCGCTTTTGATCATTCTGGTGGTCGTCGCGTTGCAACTGCTTTCTGGTGGATCGACACCTGTCGAGAGCATGCCGGAATGGTTGCAGTACCTCACCTTTCTTCTGCCGGCCCGACACTTCGTCAGCTTTTCGCAGGTCATTATTTATCGTGGTGGCGGCATTCGGGCAGTATGGCTTGAATTTCTGATGGTCGGCGGGATCGGACTGGGTTTCTTTATCTATAGCCTGGCTCTCTTCCGAAAATCGATTGCAGTGACAAAATAAGAACTGGCCGGAACGCCGTTTCCAATTTGGCAGCTCTTACCGACAATTGATCCAGCACTCAACAATGTTGGAATAAGCAGTACGTAACGCAATTAAGTCGAGTGGAGTCATCCAGCAGGGCGATCGTGATGCTATTCGGCGTTTTCGCCGTCGGGAACGAAGTCATCTGGATGAAGCGATCAATCACTTTCACGACACCCTGAACGACATGGCGACGACAACGTTTCTTACGAAGGCGGAGTCGTCCGAACAATCCCACATGATACTCGACGGTCGTTTTCTTGCATTCAAGATTCTGGCGTCGACCCAAACGCGATCATTTAACTCGATTTTTACCGACAAATCGGCGTGATTCAGCGATCAGCTTGTTGAAGTCAGGGGGACAGGCACCTTGGCCGCCAGGATGTCTTGGCGTTTTTTTATCAGGACGGAGCCAGTCCCCGTTGCTTCAACAGACTGTTACAGAACAAACGCAGTCGTCCGTTGACGACTAGGGATGGTGCGACTGACGGCTCACTCGATCAATCTCGGTTACGGACTCTGAACGAGCGATGGAAGGAAATTGATCATTTGGCCAGCAAGAGGCCAACGAATGCCACGTCAACCGAGGCCTTTTACTTGTTTGGGCACTAAATGGTGTGCTTTCGCGAGTTGCGGGAGCGGATCAATTCCTGGCATACGATTCGCGTTTGAACTTCGCATCGTAAGATTTCCCGTTGATTAAGGAACGAGACATGTCCGGTACGAGCACCAAAGGTAAACAGAATACGAAGACTGAGCACAAGGCCCCAGCGGTCGGTCCACTTTCCGGCGAGGAACTCGCCCGAATGGATGCCTACTGGCGCGCTTCGAACTATCTGTCGGTCGGACAAATCTACCTTCTGGATAACCCACTGCTGCGTGAACCACTGAAACGGGAACATATCAAGCCACGGCTGCTCGGGCACTGGGGCACCTCGCCGGGCTTGAACATGCTTTACGTTCATCTGAACCGGGTCATCAAGAAAGATGACCTGAACATGATTTACATCATTGGACCCGGACATGGTGGCCCGTCCCTGGTCGCTCACGCCTATCTCGAAGGTACATACAGCGAAGTTTATCCGAATATTGGCCAGGATTCGGCCGGAATGAAGAAGCTGTTTAAACAGTTCAGCTTTCCGGGTGGGATTCCCAGCCACGTCGCGCCAGAGACTCCAGGGTCAATTCACGAAGGCGGCGAACTCGGATATGCTTTGAGCCATGCCTATGGAGCCGCGTTCGACAATCCTGACCTGATCGTCGCCTGCATCGTTGGCGATGGTGAGGCAGAAACGGGCCCACTGGCGACCGGCTGGCATGGAAACAAGTTCCTCAATCCAGCTCGCGACGGCTGCGTACTCCCGATCCTGCATCTGAATGGATACAAGATTGCAAATCCTTGTTTCCTTGCACGCATCCCGAAAGACGAACTGCAAAAATACTTCGAAGGGATGGGTTATAAACCCTACTTTGTTGAAGGCAGTGACCCATCCAAAGTTCACCAAGAGTTGGCTGGGGTACTCGACGACGCGGTCGCGGAAATCAAACGCATTTGGGCCGCATCTCGAGCTGAAGGTGCGGTCATCAAACGCCCGGCGTGGCCGATGATTGTCTTCCGTACGCCAAAGGGTTGGACTTGTCCGCCCGAAATCGATGGCAAGAAATGCGAAGATTATTGGCGCAGTCATCAAGTGCCAATGGGTGACATGGACAAGCCGGAGCACATTCGTATTCTTGAACAGTGGATGAAGAGCTATCGGCCCGAGGAACTCTTCGACAATGAAGGTCGGTTTAAGACCGAGCTTGAAGCACTTGCTCCGGATGGCGCTCGCCGGATGAGCGAGAATCCACACGCCAATGGCGGCATCCTCATGCGGGATCTGATCATACCGGATTTCCGTGACTATGCGGTTCAAGTGCCCAGTCCCGGAGCCACGGTTGCAGAATCGGCGAGAGAGATGGGCAGATTCCTGCGTGACGTCATGAAGTTAAACTTGGGCAATAAGAACTTCAGGCTGTTTAGCCCGGACGAGAACAACTCGAATCGCTGGCAGGATGTGCTGGAGGTGACGAATCGGTGCTACATGGCCGAAATCTATCCCGAAGATGATCACCTCTCGCCTGACGGCCGCGTGATGGAAGTTCTCAGCGAACATCAGTGTCAGGGATGGCTCGAAGGTTATCTGTTGACGGGACGCCACGGGTTCTTCTCATGTTACGAAGCATTCATTCACATCATCGATTCCATGTTTAATCAGCACGCCAAGTGGCTGAAAACGTGTAATCATATTTCGTGGCGCCGGCCGATCGGATCTTTGAACTATTTCCTCAGTTCTCATGTCTGGCGACAGGATCACAACGGACTAAGCCATCAGGACCCAGGGTTCATCGATCACGTCGTCAACAAGAAAGCCGAGGTCGTCCGCG
This genomic interval from Schlesneria paludicola DSM 18645 contains the following:
- a CDS encoding ABC transporter permease, with product MTSLLNIWWLGLKEMRSLLSDVVMVIFVGYAFSLAIYVQATGTSSEVNNASIAFVDEDRSALSKELINAFYPPRFQEPQAISASQIQDAMDNGLFMFVVTVPPRFESDLKAGRNPDIQLNIDATAMQQASIGANYVKSITNNRIQNFLKRTNETTAPSIKLVVRKLFNPNADSSWYKSVVAIINQITLLTIVLTGAAVIREREHGTLEHLLVMPLTSFEIAVAKVWANGLVILVATAASLVLVVQMTLKVPFAGSYALWFVGVVLYLFFATALGIFLGTISRSMAQFALLIILVVVALQLLSGGSTPVESMPEWLQYLTFLLPARHFVSFSQVIIYRGGGIRAVWLEFLMVGGIGLGFFIYSLALFRKSIAVTK
- a CDS encoding phosphoketolase family protein, whose amino-acid sequence is MSGTSTKGKQNTKTEHKAPAVGPLSGEELARMDAYWRASNYLSVGQIYLLDNPLLREPLKREHIKPRLLGHWGTSPGLNMLYVHLNRVIKKDDLNMIYIIGPGHGGPSLVAHAYLEGTYSEVYPNIGQDSAGMKKLFKQFSFPGGIPSHVAPETPGSIHEGGELGYALSHAYGAAFDNPDLIVACIVGDGEAETGPLATGWHGNKFLNPARDGCVLPILHLNGYKIANPCFLARIPKDELQKYFEGMGYKPYFVEGSDPSKVHQELAGVLDDAVAEIKRIWAASRAEGAVIKRPAWPMIVFRTPKGWTCPPEIDGKKCEDYWRSHQVPMGDMDKPEHIRILEQWMKSYRPEELFDNEGRFKTELEALAPDGARRMSENPHANGGILMRDLIIPDFRDYAVQVPSPGATVAESAREMGRFLRDVMKLNLGNKNFRLFSPDENNSNRWQDVLEVTNRCYMAEIYPEDDHLSPDGRVMEVLSEHQCQGWLEGYLLTGRHGFFSCYEAFIHIIDSMFNQHAKWLKTCNHISWRRPIGSLNYFLSSHVWRQDHNGLSHQDPGFIDHVVNKKAEVVRVYLPPDANCLLSVTDHCLRSRNYVNVVVAGKQPAPQWLTMEQAIKHCTEGLGIWEWASNDKGCEPDVVMACCGDVPTLETLAAVDLLRENLPELKIRVINIVDLMKLQPQSEHPHGLSDRDFDALFTKDKPIIFAFHGYPWLIHRLTYRRTNHNNLHVRGYKEEGTTTTPFDMVVLNDLDRFHLAEDVIDRLPQLGSRAAYFKQAIHEKLIEHKEYIAQHGDDMPSISGWKWGAKEPAKVRGTSTEGDNV